Proteins encoded together in one Mycobacterium sp. MS1601 window:
- a CDS encoding SfnB family sulfur acquisition oxidoreductase, with product MGAVNALGVAAALSREFAEEAGVRDAERRLPHDQIKALKESGLLALSVPVEFGGVDAPIEVIAEVFRLIGHADGSLAQIPHSHYTFLEALRLQGTPSQQQFYYAHVLDGALFANAQSERGPHTIDVDTTTLVQQPSGDYVLSGRKFYCTGALFADWVIVRASLSDGSGETPTPSTPKALAYIPRDIAGLDVVDDWDGMGQRTTASGTVTLDDVRVPAEYVVPFSPIFGGPTVYGARAQLLHAAIDVGIATGALDEAVRQAAKGRPHFEARVASSAEDPTLINIAGELTVTVRGAQALLADAARKVDAATVDLTEDSSAEASIAVAVAKVAAVRASLEATSVLFDLGGTRSASGSANLSRYWRDARTHTLHDPTRWKLQHIGRYTLSGTKPPRHGQL from the coding sequence ATCGGCGCGGTGAACGCGCTCGGCGTCGCCGCCGCCTTGTCGCGAGAGTTCGCCGAAGAGGCCGGTGTTCGAGACGCGGAACGTCGCCTGCCGCACGACCAGATCAAGGCACTCAAGGAGTCCGGGCTGTTGGCGCTCTCGGTGCCCGTCGAGTTCGGCGGTGTCGACGCGCCCATCGAGGTGATCGCCGAGGTGTTTCGGCTGATCGGGCACGCGGACGGTTCCCTGGCCCAGATTCCGCACTCGCACTACACCTTCCTGGAGGCATTGCGCCTGCAGGGGACGCCGAGCCAGCAGCAGTTCTACTACGCCCACGTGCTCGACGGCGCGCTGTTTGCCAACGCACAGTCCGAACGCGGGCCGCACACCATCGATGTAGACACCACCACTCTGGTACAGCAGCCGTCCGGTGACTACGTGCTATCCGGGCGTAAGTTCTATTGCACCGGAGCGCTTTTCGCCGACTGGGTGATTGTGCGGGCGTCATTGTCCGACGGATCCGGCGAAACGCCCACCCCGTCGACACCCAAGGCGCTGGCATACATTCCCCGCGACATCGCCGGTCTGGACGTGGTGGACGACTGGGATGGCATGGGCCAGCGCACCACCGCCTCCGGCACCGTCACCCTCGACGATGTGCGGGTGCCCGCCGAGTATGTGGTGCCCTTCTCTCCCATTTTCGGCGGCCCGACCGTCTATGGTGCCCGCGCTCAATTACTCCATGCCGCAATCGATGTCGGTATCGCAACCGGAGCACTGGACGAGGCGGTGCGCCAGGCCGCCAAGGGCAGGCCGCATTTCGAGGCCCGCGTCGCGTCATCAGCGGAGGATCCGACACTGATCAACATCGCCGGTGAACTGACCGTCACGGTGCGAGGTGCGCAGGCCCTGCTGGCCGACGCGGCCCGCAAAGTCGACGCAGCGACCGTCGATCTGACCGAGGACAGCAGCGCAGAGGCGTCCATCGCGGTGGCGGTGGCGAAGGTTGCGGCGGTGCGCGCCTCGCTGGAGGCCACCTCGGTGCTCTTCGACCTCGGTGGCACCCGCAGCGCCTCCGGCAGCGCCAATCTGTCGCGTTACTGGCGTGATGCCCGCACCCACACCCTGCACGATCCCACGCGATGGAAGCTGCAGCACATCGGCCGCTACACCCTGTCCGGGACGAAGCCGCCGAGGCACGGGCAGCTCTAG
- a CDS encoding cytochrome P450, whose translation MVTVTESHALLGAALAPSNRIDPYPHFHALREHGPVQIPEVSLTVFTSFADCDAALRHPASASDRMKSTLAQRQIAAGEAPRPFGLAGLVDRRRAPAFLFLDPPDHTRLRTLVSKAFVPKVVNELAPEITAIVDNLLDEAQRRGQFDAVSDLAYPLAVGVICRLLGVPVEDEPQFGRASTLLGQTVDPFLAATGAVPDGFDQRIEAGKWLRRYFRDLIERRRGHPGDDLISALIAVEETGDQLTEDEIISTCNLLLIAGHESTVSLIAHAVLAMLRHREQWVALGADRNRVAKVIEESLRFDAPAQLLGRIAGEEMLIGGTQVPQGDTMILLLAAAHRDPAANERPDEFDPDRKTIRHLGFGRGTHFCLGAPLVRLEASLALSAVTARFPDARLGGEPQYKPNVTLRGLEKLPVTV comes from the coding sequence ATGGTGACCGTGACCGAATCACATGCGTTGCTGGGAGCGGCTCTTGCACCGTCGAATCGGATCGATCCCTATCCGCACTTCCATGCGCTGCGTGAACACGGTCCGGTGCAGATCCCCGAGGTGAGCCTCACGGTGTTCACGTCGTTCGCCGATTGTGATGCCGCGCTGCGGCATCCGGCGTCTGCCAGCGACCGGATGAAGTCGACCCTCGCCCAGCGGCAGATCGCTGCCGGTGAGGCACCGCGGCCGTTCGGACTCGCCGGGCTGGTGGACCGGCGGCGCGCGCCTGCTTTCCTGTTCCTCGACCCGCCGGACCACACGCGGTTGCGAACCCTGGTCAGCAAGGCGTTTGTACCCAAGGTTGTCAACGAACTCGCCCCCGAGATCACGGCCATAGTCGACAACCTCCTGGACGAGGCTCAACGGCGAGGCCAGTTCGACGCGGTCTCCGACCTGGCCTACCCGTTGGCCGTGGGAGTCATCTGTCGGCTGCTCGGGGTGCCAGTCGAGGACGAGCCGCAGTTCGGCCGTGCCTCGACACTGCTGGGACAGACGGTGGATCCTTTCCTGGCGGCCACCGGCGCGGTGCCGGACGGGTTCGACCAGCGCATCGAGGCCGGGAAATGGCTGCGCCGATACTTCCGGGACCTCATCGAACGCCGCCGCGGGCACCCCGGCGACGACCTGATCTCGGCGTTGATCGCGGTGGAGGAGACCGGCGACCAACTTACCGAGGACGAGATCATCTCGACCTGCAACCTGCTGCTCATCGCCGGTCACGAGTCCACGGTGAGCCTGATCGCCCACGCGGTGCTGGCCATGCTGCGCCACCGTGAGCAGTGGGTGGCGCTGGGCGCCGACCGCAACCGGGTGGCCAAGGTGATCGAGGAGTCGCTGCGCTTCGATGCTCCGGCTCAGCTGTTGGGCCGCATCGCGGGTGAGGAGATGCTGATCGGTGGTACGCAGGTACCACAAGGGGACACGATGATCCTGCTGCTCGCCGCCGCCCATCGTGATCCGGCCGCCAACGAGCGCCCGGATGAGTTCGACCCGGACCGGAAGACGATCCGGCACTTGGGTTTCGGCCGCGGCACCCACTTCTGCCTCGGCGCGCCTCTGGTGCGGTTGGAGGCCTCGCTGGCATTGTCTGCGGTCACCGCACGTTTCCCCGACGCCCGCCTCGGTGGGGAGCCACAGTACAAGCCGAATGTGACGCTGCGCGGTCTGGAGAAGCTTCCCGTCACCGTCTAG
- a CDS encoding sensor domain-containing diguanylate cyclase, with protein sequence MTEMPQWRHRRHPDSGAYAPVLDHTATPALSDLLDAANTEHVDVLRSLLQMSQAVLCARYFDEVLEAIAYHTLAVLDASSVSISRWEREENILRTLINVGKLGPGEEPWPENEFYPVDDNRQIMRLLRQGLPYVNAIDDEHTDSSSLLYSVEKESELAVPVMYNDVMWGELWVTGIDGRRFGADDVQVLQAIAAHMAVAVGRSQLFSTVWRQAFEDPLTGLANRRGLDQAFADMIVEDVRPALLVCDLDGFKEVNDRYGHPAGDALLRTVADALAATAAAITGSLVARLGGDEFCVVLPRSGLPDAESFAVTASRAIIELAGQQISVSWGAAVSGLLVADGPALIAAADAALLQSKRLGPGRFSTGIADDNPVPAAGVRRRGVAPGEVVTVDLVRHVTHLLDQYQPQTAAEALQLLAVQVCNVAGAAAWSLSVVTPDGLGVRAYRGVESTRDGVSGLRVLAAPEDTVYPLADYPATTQALATGIPFVAASDLPDCDPAEVALLDELGYHAVLGVTASDGTESFVLEIYSDTGHAELVAMQPHVRVLAQFCCASRRQA encoded by the coding sequence ATGACCGAAATGCCGCAGTGGCGCCATCGCCGTCACCCGGATTCCGGCGCCTACGCACCGGTGCTGGACCACACCGCGACCCCCGCGCTGTCCGACCTGTTGGACGCCGCCAACACCGAACACGTGGATGTCCTGCGATCGCTACTGCAGATGTCCCAGGCGGTCCTGTGTGCCCGGTACTTCGACGAGGTGTTGGAGGCCATTGCGTACCACACGTTGGCGGTCCTGGATGCGTCGTCGGTGTCGATAAGCCGGTGGGAGCGTGAGGAGAACATCCTGCGCACCCTCATCAACGTCGGCAAGCTCGGCCCGGGCGAGGAGCCCTGGCCGGAGAACGAGTTCTATCCGGTGGACGACAACCGCCAGATCATGCGGCTGTTACGCCAGGGACTGCCCTACGTCAACGCCATCGACGACGAGCACACCGACTCGTCGTCGCTGCTCTACTCCGTCGAAAAGGAGAGCGAGCTCGCCGTCCCGGTGATGTACAACGACGTCATGTGGGGCGAATTGTGGGTCACCGGCATCGACGGACGGCGATTCGGCGCCGACGACGTCCAGGTGCTGCAAGCCATCGCCGCCCACATGGCGGTGGCCGTCGGCCGCTCCCAGCTGTTCAGCACGGTCTGGCGGCAGGCCTTCGAAGACCCCTTGACCGGGCTGGCCAATCGTCGCGGCCTGGATCAGGCCTTTGCCGACATGATCGTCGAGGACGTCCGGCCTGCCTTGCTGGTCTGCGACCTGGACGGCTTCAAAGAAGTCAACGACCGGTACGGCCACCCGGCCGGTGACGCACTTCTGCGCACTGTCGCCGACGCTCTGGCCGCTACCGCTGCCGCCATCACCGGCTCCCTGGTGGCGCGTCTGGGCGGCGACGAGTTCTGCGTGGTGCTGCCCCGATCCGGGCTCCCGGATGCCGAGTCCTTCGCCGTGACCGCCAGCCGCGCCATCATCGAGCTTGCCGGACAACAGATTTCGGTGAGCTGGGGAGCCGCTGTCAGCGGACTGCTGGTGGCCGACGGTCCAGCCCTGATAGCCGCCGCCGACGCCGCACTCCTGCAGTCGAAACGGCTGGGCCCGGGGCGGTTCAGCACCGGGATCGCCGACGACAACCCCGTGCCCGCCGCGGGTGTCCGGCGCCGCGGTGTCGCCCCCGGCGAGGTGGTGACCGTCGACCTGGTGCGTCACGTCACCCACCTGTTGGACCAGTACCAGCCCCAGACGGCGGCCGAGGCGCTGCAACTGCTGGCTGTCCAGGTGTGCAATGTGGCAGGCGCGGCTGCCTGGTCGTTGTCGGTGGTGACCCCGGACGGCCTGGGTGTGCGGGCATACCGGGGCGTGGAGAGTACGCGCGACGGGGTGTCCGGTCTGCGAGTACTGGCCGCCCCCGAAGACACCGTCTATCCCCTGGCCGACTACCCGGCAACCACACAAGCGCTGGCCACGGGCATCCCGTTCGTGGCGGCGTCCGACCTGCCCGATTGTGATCCCGCCGAGGTGGCCCTGCTCGATGAACTGGGCTATCACGCCGTGCTGGGCGTCACGGCCAGCGACGGCACGGAGAGCTTCGTCCTCGAGATCTACTCCGACACCGGGCATGCGGAATTGGTCGCGATGCAGCCGCACGTGCGGGTGCTGGCCCAGTTCTGTTGCGCCAGCCGACGTCAGGCGTAG
- a CDS encoding MOSC domain-containing protein, which yields MQVLAIHIAKARGLAARPVESVFAEEGKGLVGDRYHGTRHRHVTIQSQELLDEAAADLGHAFDAGATRRNLTVDAGDIPTAPGARLQIGDVELEVVRVAAPCRLLDDGIGPGAAAALRRRAGSVCRILRSGTITVGDAVMLT from the coding sequence GTGCAGGTGCTTGCCATCCATATCGCCAAGGCGCGCGGGCTTGCGGCCCGGCCGGTGGAATCCGTTTTCGCCGAGGAAGGCAAGGGGCTGGTGGGCGATCGCTACCACGGCACCCGGCATCGGCACGTCACCATCCAGTCCCAGGAGCTGCTGGATGAGGCCGCCGCCGACCTCGGGCATGCCTTCGATGCCGGCGCCACCCGCCGCAATCTCACCGTCGACGCCGGCGACATCCCGACCGCGCCGGGCGCCCGGCTCCAGATCGGGGACGTCGAACTGGAGGTGGTCCGGGTTGCGGCACCATGCCGCCTACTCGACGACGGCATCGGCCCCGGTGCGGCGGCTGCATTGCGGCGGCGCGCCGGGTCGGTGTGCCGGATTCTGCGGTCGGGAACCATCACCGTCGGCGATGCTGTGATGCTGACCTAG
- the tenA gene encoding thiaminase II: MTAPNHNSWSAQLWREITPIFDAIVAHPFLTGLTDGSLEPDVFAHYVAQDVHYLRDYARTLALIGAKSPTLVDTAMFAKHAAGVVDDELALHASLLPELGLDPADIAATPVAPTTLAYTSYLLATTYDGSFADGLAAILPCYWIYLEVGRHLVKQGSPDPRFQRWIDTYAGDDFAAAVGEVLELTDRVGATLTPDAEVRARMHFTTTARYEWMFFDASFRRETWPV; encoded by the coding sequence GTGACGGCACCGAACCACAATTCCTGGTCAGCGCAGCTATGGCGTGAGATCACGCCGATCTTCGATGCCATCGTGGCGCACCCGTTCCTGACCGGACTCACCGACGGCTCACTGGAACCCGACGTCTTCGCCCACTACGTGGCCCAGGATGTGCACTACCTGCGCGACTACGCGCGAACCCTCGCACTGATCGGGGCCAAGAGCCCGACGCTGGTGGACACCGCCATGTTCGCCAAACACGCCGCCGGCGTGGTGGACGACGAACTGGCGCTCCATGCCTCGTTGCTGCCGGAGTTGGGACTGGACCCGGCCGACATCGCCGCCACACCTGTTGCACCGACCACGCTGGCGTACACGAGTTACCTGCTCGCCACCACCTACGACGGAAGCTTTGCCGACGGCCTGGCCGCGATCCTGCCCTGTTACTGGATCTATCTCGAGGTGGGCAGACACCTGGTGAAACAGGGTTCTCCGGATCCGCGGTTCCAGCGCTGGATCGACACCTATGCCGGAGATGACTTCGCCGCCGCCGTCGGTGAAGTCCTCGAACTGACCGACCGGGTGGGAGCAACGCTGACACCCGACGCGGAAGTCCGGGCCCGCATGCACTTCACGACAACGGCGCGCTACGAGTGGATGTTCTTCGATGCGTCGTTTCGCCGGGAAACCTGGCCGGTGTGA
- the ripD gene encoding NlpC/P60 family peptidoglycan-binding protein RipD, whose protein sequence is MSRRVYAIVCSLAVLMASVGIGLGAGTASADPFGRTPEQLQAINVVISRALAARGVPFTYGGGNADGPTKGEARPAAAAITDSSAPATEPTAAISVPPALGGLTLAPTATAPSTPLPAAVPDVVGFDASGLIVYAFGGVGIKMPRSSGEQYRAVRKVLPAQALPGDLLFYGPDGTQSVALFVGNGQMVEVGDKGVAVSPVRTTDMTPYLGRIIG, encoded by the coding sequence ATGAGCAGGCGCGTCTACGCGATCGTGTGCAGCTTGGCTGTCTTGATGGCGTCGGTCGGTATCGGGCTCGGCGCGGGAACCGCCTCGGCGGACCCGTTCGGTCGCACCCCGGAACAGCTGCAGGCCATCAACGTCGTGATCTCCCGGGCTCTGGCGGCCCGCGGTGTCCCGTTCACCTACGGCGGCGGCAACGCCGACGGCCCCACCAAGGGCGAAGCCCGCCCGGCCGCGGCGGCCATCACGGACTCGTCGGCCCCGGCCACCGAGCCCACGGCCGCCATCAGCGTGCCGCCCGCTCTCGGAGGGCTGACGCTGGCGCCGACGGCCACCGCCCCGTCGACTCCGCTGCCCGCAGCCGTGCCCGACGTCGTGGGCTTCGATGCCTCCGGTCTCATCGTTTATGCCTTCGGCGGAGTCGGGATCAAGATGCCGCGCTCGTCGGGCGAGCAGTACCGAGCCGTGCGCAAGGTGCTGCCGGCACAGGCCCTGCCCGGAGATCTGCTGTTCTACGGCCCTGACGGCACCCAGAGCGTTGCACTGTTCGTCGGCAACGGACAGATGGTCGAGGTGGGGGACAAAGGTGTCGCGGTGTCGCCGGTGCGCACCACCGATATGACGCCGTACCTGGGTCGCATCATCGGCTGA
- the tpx gene encoding thiol peroxidase, with amino-acid sequence MAQITLKGNPINTVGELPAVGAAAPAFSLTGTDLGTVSSDQFSGKAVLLNIFPSVDTPVCATSVRTFNERAAASGVAVLNVSNDLPFAQKRFCGAEGIENVSTASGFRDSFGADYGITIADGPMAGLLGRAIVVIGADGAVAYTELVPEIAQEPDYDAALAALS; translated from the coding sequence ATGGCACAGATAACCCTCAAGGGAAACCCCATCAACACTGTCGGAGAACTGCCCGCCGTCGGCGCCGCGGCACCGGCCTTCAGCCTTACCGGAACGGACCTGGGAACGGTCAGCAGCGACCAGTTCTCGGGCAAGGCCGTACTGCTGAACATCTTCCCTTCGGTGGACACGCCGGTGTGTGCCACCAGCGTGCGGACCTTCAACGAGCGCGCGGCCGCCAGCGGTGTCGCCGTGCTGAACGTGTCCAATGATCTGCCCTTCGCGCAGAAGCGGTTCTGCGGCGCCGAGGGCATCGAGAACGTCTCCACCGCATCGGGTTTCCGTGACAGCTTCGGCGCGGACTATGGGATCACCATCGCCGACGGCCCCATGGCGGGACTGCTGGGGCGTGCCATCGTGGTGATCGGCGCCGACGGCGCGGTGGCCTACACCGAGCTGGTGCCCGAGATCGCCCAGGAGCCCGACTACGACGCAGCGCTGGCCGCCCTGTCCTGA
- the katG gene encoding catalase/peroxidase HPI, protein MKGITVPSNSENPVIDAPTPKAHAPRTNQDWWPDQVDVSKLHPHTPQGNPLGEDFDYATEFAKLDPEALKADVLSVITTSQDWWPADYGSYAGLFIRMSWHAAGTYRTYDGRGGGGQGMQRFAPLNSWPDNANLDKARRLLWPVKKKYGNKISWADLLVFAGNVALESAGFKTFGFGFGRADVWEPEEILFGEEGEWLGTDKRYSGERTLAEPYGATTMGLIYVNPEGPEGKPDPIAAAVDIKETFGRMAMSVEETAALIVGGHTLGKTHGAGSDEGMGPEPEGAPIEQQGLGWKCPFASGKAGDTVTSGLEVVWTTTPTKWSNSFLEILYGYEWELTKSPAGAWQFEAKDAEAIIPPPFEGMPARKPTMLVTDVSMREDPEFGAITRRWLDHPEELNEAFAKAWYKLLHRDLGPISRYLGPWVAEPQIWQDPVPAAEGAPISDADVAALKAKVLESGLTVQQLVKTAWSSASSFRRTDKRGGANGARLRLEPQKSWEANEPAELATVLETLEKIKSESGTGVSLADLIVIAGNAAIEKAAKDGGVEVTVPFTPGRTDATQEQTDVESFAVLEPRADGFRNYARAGEKAPLEQLLVEKAYLVGVTAPELTALVGGLRALDANYGGSKHGVFTDTPGVLTNDFFVNLLDMGTAWKPSGTEENVYEGTDRSTGAAKWTATANDLVFGSNSVLRAIAEVYAQDDNKERFVNDFVKAWVKVAEADRFDI, encoded by the coding sequence ATGAAGGGAATCACCGTGCCGTCCAACAGCGAGAATCCGGTAATCGACGCTCCCACCCCGAAAGCCCATGCGCCCCGGACCAATCAGGACTGGTGGCCGGACCAGGTAGACGTCTCGAAGCTGCACCCGCACACCCCGCAGGGCAACCCGCTGGGTGAAGACTTCGACTACGCAACGGAATTCGCCAAACTCGATCCCGAAGCACTCAAGGCCGACGTCCTGTCCGTCATCACCACCTCTCAGGACTGGTGGCCTGCCGACTATGGCAGCTACGCAGGCCTGTTCATCCGGATGAGCTGGCACGCCGCGGGCACCTACCGCACCTACGACGGACGTGGCGGCGGCGGCCAGGGCATGCAGCGCTTTGCTCCGCTGAACAGCTGGCCCGACAACGCCAACCTGGACAAGGCCCGTCGCCTGCTCTGGCCTGTCAAGAAGAAGTACGGCAACAAGATCTCCTGGGCCGATCTGCTGGTGTTCGCCGGCAACGTCGCGCTGGAGTCCGCCGGCTTCAAGACCTTCGGCTTCGGCTTCGGTCGTGCTGACGTCTGGGAGCCTGAGGAGATTCTGTTCGGCGAGGAGGGCGAGTGGCTGGGCACCGACAAGCGGTACTCCGGTGAGCGCACGCTGGCCGAGCCCTACGGCGCCACCACCATGGGCTTGATCTACGTCAATCCCGAAGGCCCAGAAGGCAAGCCGGATCCGATCGCCGCCGCGGTCGACATCAAGGAGACCTTCGGCCGGATGGCGATGAGCGTCGAGGAGACCGCCGCGCTGATCGTCGGTGGGCACACCTTGGGCAAGACCCACGGTGCGGGTTCCGACGAGGGCATGGGCCCCGAACCCGAGGGCGCCCCGATCGAGCAGCAGGGCCTGGGCTGGAAGTGCCCGTTCGCGTCGGGCAAGGCCGGCGACACCGTCACCAGCGGCCTCGAGGTGGTGTGGACCACCACGCCCACCAAGTGGAGCAACTCCTTCCTGGAGATCCTCTACGGCTACGAATGGGAACTGACCAAGAGCCCCGCGGGCGCATGGCAATTCGAGGCCAAGGACGCCGAGGCCATCATCCCGCCGCCGTTCGAGGGCATGCCCGCGCGCAAGCCCACCATGCTGGTCACCGACGTCTCGATGCGCGAGGACCCGGAGTTCGGGGCGATCACCCGACGTTGGCTGGATCACCCCGAAGAGCTCAACGAAGCATTCGCCAAGGCCTGGTACAAGCTGCTGCACCGCGACCTGGGGCCGATTTCTCGCTACCTGGGCCCGTGGGTGGCCGAGCCGCAAATCTGGCAGGACCCGGTGCCCGCCGCCGAGGGTGCCCCGATCAGTGACGCCGACGTGGCAGCGCTCAAGGCCAAGGTGCTGGAGTCCGGCCTGACCGTCCAGCAGCTGGTCAAGACCGCGTGGTCGTCGGCCTCGAGCTTCCGTCGCACCGACAAGCGCGGTGGCGCCAACGGAGCCCGCCTGCGCCTGGAACCCCAGAAGAGCTGGGAGGCCAACGAACCCGCCGAGCTGGCCACCGTGCTGGAGACCCTGGAGAAGATCAAGTCCGAGTCCGGTACCGGTGTATCGCTGGCCGATCTGATCGTGATCGCCGGCAACGCGGCCATCGAGAAGGCCGCCAAGGACGGCGGCGTCGAGGTCACCGTGCCCTTCACCCCGGGTCGCACCGATGCCACCCAGGAGCAGACCGACGTCGAGTCGTTCGCAGTGCTCGAGCCGCGGGCTGACGGCTTCCGCAACTACGCCAGGGCCGGCGAGAAGGCTCCGCTGGAGCAGCTGCTGGTGGAGAAGGCCTACCTGGTGGGCGTCACCGCTCCCGAGCTCACCGCACTGGTGGGTGGCCTGCGGGCGCTCGATGCCAACTACGGCGGAAGCAAGCACGGTGTGTTCACCGACACCCCGGGTGTGCTGACCAACGACTTCTTCGTCAACCTGCTGGACATGGGCACAGCGTGGAAGCCGTCGGGAACCGAGGAGAACGTCTACGAGGGCACCGACCGCAGCACCGGCGCGGCCAAGTGGACCGCCACCGCCAACGACCTGGTGTTCGGCTCCAACTCGGTGCTGCGCGCCATCGCAGAGGTGTACGCGCAGGACGACAACAAGGAACGGTTTGTCAACGACTTCGTGAAGGCCTGGGTCAAGGTGGCCGAGGCTGACCGCTTCGACATCTGA
- a CDS encoding LLM class flavin-dependent oxidoreductase, translating into MTLKLHWFLPTYGDSRLIVGGGHGLPAGTAHSDRDASIDYLTSIVRGAESFGFTGALIPTGAWCEDAFVTAALLARETTSLAFLVAFRPGLVSPTLSAQMAATFARHAPGRILLNVVVGGEAHEQRSFGDYLDKDARYQRCDEFLDVVRRLWAGETVTKHGEYISVDEAALALPPNPVPPLYFGGSSAAAGPVAARHSDVYLTWGEPPEAVQQKVEWIRKLAADEGRQVRFGIRLHTISRDTADEAWAQAGRLLDALDEETVRKTQEGLARSQSEGQKRMLALHEANRANGTWTDARSLEISPNLWSGVGLVRGGAGTALVGSHIDVADRIAEYAEIGIDEFIFSGYPHLEELYWFGEGVVPLLRERGLFTGVSTQAGAASIPFVGSAR; encoded by the coding sequence ATGACGCTGAAACTGCACTGGTTCCTGCCCACCTACGGCGACAGCCGGTTGATCGTCGGCGGCGGCCACGGCCTGCCCGCGGGAACCGCGCACAGCGACCGCGACGCCTCCATCGACTACCTGACGTCGATCGTGCGCGGAGCCGAGTCGTTCGGGTTCACCGGCGCGCTGATCCCCACCGGCGCCTGGTGCGAAGACGCTTTCGTCACCGCCGCGCTGCTGGCGCGCGAGACCACGTCGCTGGCCTTCCTGGTGGCGTTTCGCCCTGGGCTGGTCAGCCCCACCCTCTCGGCACAGATGGCCGCGACGTTCGCCCGCCACGCCCCGGGCCGGATCCTGCTGAACGTGGTGGTGGGCGGCGAAGCCCACGAGCAGCGCTCGTTCGGTGACTACCTGGACAAGGACGCCCGCTACCAGCGGTGCGACGAGTTCCTCGACGTGGTTCGCCGGCTGTGGGCCGGTGAGACCGTCACCAAACACGGCGAGTACATCAGCGTCGACGAAGCAGCGCTGGCACTGCCGCCGAATCCCGTGCCGCCGTTGTACTTCGGCGGCAGCTCTGCCGCCGCGGGCCCCGTCGCCGCGCGACACTCCGATGTGTACCTGACCTGGGGTGAGCCGCCGGAGGCGGTGCAGCAGAAGGTCGAGTGGATCCGCAAACTGGCCGCCGACGAGGGCCGCCAGGTGCGGTTCGGCATCCGGTTGCACACAATCTCACGCGACACCGCCGACGAGGCGTGGGCACAGGCCGGCCGGTTGCTGGACGCCCTCGACGAGGAAACGGTGCGTAAGACGCAGGAAGGGTTGGCGCGCAGTCAGTCCGAGGGACAGAAGCGGATGCTGGCACTGCACGAGGCCAACCGTGCCAACGGCACCTGGACCGACGCCCGCAGCCTCGAGATCTCCCCCAACCTCTGGTCCGGTGTCGGGCTGGTGCGCGGCGGCGCGGGAACTGCACTGGTGGGCAGCCATATCGACGTGGCCGACCGGATCGCCGAGTATGCCGAGATCGGCATCGACGAGTTCATCTTCTCCGGTTACCCCCACCTGGAGGAGCTGTACTGGTTCGGCGAAGGTGTGGTGCCACTGTTGCGCGAGCGCGGTCTGTTCACCGGGGTGTCGACGCAAGCCGGGGCAGCGTCCATACCGTTCGTGGGATCGGCGCGGTGA
- a CDS encoding Fur family transcriptional regulator: protein MNPNTDYAEQLRTADLRVTRPRVAVLEAVHTHPHADTESIFGAVRTALPDVSRQAVYDVLNALTGAGLVRRIQPSGSVARYESRVNDNHHHVVCRSCGVIADVDCAVGETPCLTASEDHGFSIDEAEVIYWGLCPECAPEVPAVRSS from the coding sequence GTGAACCCGAACACGGATTACGCGGAGCAGCTGAGGACAGCTGACCTCCGGGTGACACGGCCCCGGGTCGCAGTTCTGGAGGCCGTCCACACCCATCCGCACGCGGATACCGAATCGATCTTCGGTGCCGTCCGCACCGCATTGCCCGATGTGTCCAGGCAGGCCGTCTACGACGTGCTCAACGCCCTGACCGGGGCGGGCCTGGTGCGCAGGATCCAGCCGTCGGGTTCGGTTGCCCGCTACGAATCGCGGGTCAACGACAATCATCACCATGTGGTGTGCCGCTCCTGCGGTGTGATCGCCGACGTCGACTGCGCCGTCGGGGAAACACCGTGCCTCACCGCGTCGGAAGACCACGGCTTCTCCATCGACGAGGCCGAGGTCATCTACTGGGGCCTGTGCCCCGAATGTGCGCCTGAAGTCCCCGCAGTTCGCAGTTCCTGA
- a CDS encoding type II toxin-antitoxin system Rv0910 family toxin translates to MAKLELSRELSLNPDKAWQHASDLGSLGDWLVMHEGWRSDVPDEITVGTTIVGVAGAKGMRNRVTWTVKKYDPPKQLEVEGKGVGGTKYGLSMKVTPTATGCAFAVIVNLGGPPLFGPIGSVAARAVKGDIDRSIKEFEKLYA, encoded by the coding sequence ATGGCCAAACTCGAGTTGTCGCGTGAGCTGTCGCTGAACCCCGACAAAGCCTGGCAGCACGCCTCCGACCTCGGTTCGCTGGGGGACTGGCTGGTGATGCACGAAGGTTGGCGCAGCGACGTCCCTGACGAGATCACCGTCGGCACAACCATTGTCGGAGTGGCGGGCGCCAAGGGCATGCGTAACCGGGTCACCTGGACGGTCAAGAAGTACGACCCACCCAAGCAGCTGGAGGTCGAGGGCAAAGGGGTAGGCGGCACCAAGTACGGGCTGTCGATGAAGGTGACCCCCACCGCAACGGGGTGCGCCTTTGCCGTCATCGTCAATCTCGGCGGCCCGCCGTTGTTCGGCCCCATCGGATCGGTGGCCGCCCGCGCCGTCAAGGGCGACATCGACCGCTCGATCAAGGAGTTCGAAAAGCTCTACGCCTGA